Proteins found in one Triticum aestivum cultivar Chinese Spring chromosome 4D, IWGSC CS RefSeq v2.1, whole genome shotgun sequence genomic segment:
- the LOC123100045 gene encoding 17.9 kDa class I heat shock protein, with protein MSLIRRGDVFDPFSLDLWDPFDGFPFGSGSGSIFPRTTSSETAAFAGTRIDWKETPEAHVFKADVPGLKKEEVKVEVDDGNVLQISGERNKEQEEKTDTWHRVERSSGKFLRRFRLPENVKAEEIKAAMENGVLTVTVPKAEAKKPDVKPVQITG; from the coding sequence ATGTCGCTGATCCGCCGTGGCGACGTGTTCGACCCCTTCTCCCTCGACCTCTGGGACCCCTTCGACGGCTTCCCCTTCGGCTCCGGCAGCGGTAGCATCTTCCCACGCACCACCAGCTCCGAGACCGCGGCATTCGCCGGCACGCGCATCGACTGGAAGGAGACGCCCGAGGCGCACGTGTTCAAGGCGGACGTCCCGGGGCTGAAGAAGGAGGAGGTGAAGgttgaggtggacgacggcaaCGTGCTGCAGATCAGCGGCGAGCGGAACAAGGAGCAGGAGGAGAAGACCGACACCTGGCACCGCGTGGAGCGCAGCAGCGGCAAGTTCCTGCGCAGGTTCAGGCTCCCGGAGAACGTGAAGGCGGAGGAGATCAAGGCGGCCATGGAGAACGGCGTGCTCACCGTCACGGTGCCCAAGGCGGAGGCCAAGAAGCCCGACGTCAAGCCCGTCCAGATCACCGGCTAG
- the LOC123097952 gene encoding LRR receptor-like serine/threonine-protein kinase FEI 1, producing MGYFLRNQPSFLFILIILHFGARAARALSSDGEALLAFKKAITNSDGIFLNWHEQDADPCNWKGVKCDGHSKRVIYLILPYHKLVGPIPPEVGRLNQLQTLSLQGNSLYGSLPPELGNCTKLQQLYLQGNYISGYIPSEFGDLVELETLDLSSNTLKGSIPHSLDNLTKLASFNVSMNFLTGAIPSDGSLANFNETSFIGNRDLCGRQINSVCKDALQSPSDGSQQPLKDDTNKRSSRVVISAVATVGALLLVALMCFWGCFLYKNFGKKDIHGFRVELCGGSSVVMFHGDLPYSTKDILKKLETMDEENIIGAGGFGTVYKLAMDDGNVFALKRIVKTNEGRDKFFDRELEILGSVKHRNLVNLRGYCNSPSSKLLIYDYLPGGSLDEVLHEKTEQLEWEARINIILGAAKGLAYLHHDCSPRIIHRDIKSSNILLDGNFEARVSDFGLAKLLEDEESHITTIVAGTFGYLAPEYMQSGRATEKTDVYSFGVLVLEILSGKRPTDASFIEKGLNIVGWLNFLAGESREREIVDPDCDGVQIETLDALLSLAKQCVSSLPEERPTMHRVVQMLESDVITPCGSDFYDSE from the exons ATGGGCTATTTTCTCAGAAATCAGCCCAGTTTCCTCTTTATTCTGATCATCCTGCACTTTGGGGCCCGTGCAGCAAGAGCGCTAAGTTCAGATG GTGAAGCACTTCTCGCCTTTAAGAAGGCAATCACAAATTCAGATGGGATCTTTCTAAATTGGCACGAACAAGACGCGGATCCCTGCAACTGGAAGGGTGTTAAATGCGATGGTCACAGCAAGAGAGTGATTTATCT GATTCTCCCATATCACAAGTTAGTCGGGCCCATACCACCAGAAGTTGGAAGGCTAAATCAGCTTCAGACTTT ATCACTACAGGGGAACAGTTTGTATGGTTCACTCCCTCCCGAGCTAGGAAATTGTACCAAGTTGCAACAACT ATATCTACAAGGAAATTATATAAGTGGATATATCCCTTCGGAATTTGGTGATCTGGTTGAGCTCGAGACATT GGACTTATCCAGCAATACGTTGAAGGGATCAATCCCGCATTCTCTTGATAACCTGACCAAACTTGCATCATT CAATGTATCCATGAACTTTCTGACAGGAGCAATACCATCAGATGGTTCACTTGCCAATTTTAATGAAACTTC CTTTATTGGGAACCGTGATTTATGTGGTAGGCAGATTAATTCAGTGTGCAAAGATGCACTTCAATCACCATCAGATGGCTCCCAGCAGCCTTTGAAAG ATGACACAAATAAAAGGAGTTCCAGAGTTGTTATAAGTGCGGTCGCGACAGTGGGAGCTCTGCTATTAGTGGCTCTGATGTGTTTCTGGGGTTGTTTTCTGTACAAAAATTTCGGGAAGAAAGATATCCATGGTTTCAGGGTAGAGCTATGTGGAG GCTCTTCTGTTGTGATGTTCCATGGGGACCTCCCTTACTCCACGAAAGATATCCTTAAGAAGTTAGAGACCATGGATGAGGAAAATATCATTGGAGCAGGGGGCTTTGGGACCGTGTATAAACTTGCAATGGATGATGGTAACGTTTTTGCATTGAAAAGGATAGTGAAAACAAATGAGGGGCGTGACAAATTCTTTGATAGAGAACTTGAGATATTGGGAAGTGTTAAGCACCGTAATTTGGTCAATCTCCGTGGCTATTGCAATTCCCCTTCATCGAAACTGTTGATATATGACTACCTTCCAGGTGGAAGCCTGGATGAAGTGCTACATG AAAAAACTGAGCAGTTGGAATGGGAGGCACGCATTAACATAATACTTGGAGCTGCAAAAGGCCTGGCTTACTTGCATCATGATTGCTCACCTCGAATAATACATCGTGATATTAAGTCGAGCAATATCTTACTGGACGGCAATTTTGAGGCACGTGTATCAGACTTCGGACTTGCAAAGCTACTGGAGGATGAAGAATCTCATATTACTACAATAGTTGCAGGAACATTTGGATATCTTGCGCCAG AGTATATGCAAAGTGGCAGGGCCACCGAAAAGACGGATGTATACAGTTTTGGAGTTTTGGTACTCGAGATACTGAGCGGAAAGCGACCTACTGATGCATCATTCATTGAGAAGGGGTTGAACATTGTTGGATGG CTGAACTTCTTGGCTGGAGAGAGCAGAGAGCGGGAGATCGTGGATCCGGATTGCGACGGCGTGCAGATCGAGACCCTGGACGCCCTGCTCTCTCTCGCCAAGCAATGTGTGAGCTCTTTGCCGGAGGAGCGGCCGACGATGCACAGGGTGGTACAGATGCTGGAGTCGGATGTAATTACACCGTGCGGCAGTGATTTCTACGATTCAGAGTAG